A single genomic interval of Saccharothrix saharensis harbors:
- the sucB gene encoding 2-oxoglutarate dehydrogenase, E2 component, dihydrolipoamide succinyltransferase: MAFSVQMPALGESVTEGTVTRWLKQEGDRVEVDEPLLEVSTDKVDTEIPSPAAGVLQKIVAQEDETVEVGAELAVIGDGSDSGASSDASDSTAGDAAAPAEEAQPEPQSEPESQSEPQSAPEPEAEAAPAQSGGSAEGTPVTMPALGESVTEGTVTRWLKAVGDSVEVDEPLLEVSTDKVDTEIPSPVAGTLLEITAGEDETVEVGGRLAVIGSGSPAPAAQEAPKPEPKQEAPRQEAPKQEAPQQEAPKQEAPKQEAPAPKQEAPKAEPEAESNGAPYVTPLVRKLASENGIDLATLKGTGVGGRIRKQDVLAAVEAKKAPKQEAPQPAASAPAQRVASAPADTSGKRGTVQKLPRLRQIVAQRTRESLQVSAQLTQVFEVDVTKIARLRNRAKAAFEQREGTKLTFLPFFAKAAVEALKQHPVLNASIDEEKKEVVYHGAEHLGIAIDTERGLLNAVIANAGDLNLAGLSHKIGDLAARARANKLTPDELTGGTFSLTNLGSNGALFDTPIIQQPQVGILGVGVVKKRPVVITDENGDDTIAIRSMAYLALTYDHRLVDGADAGRFLTTVKNRLEEGSFEADLGL, from the coding sequence ATGGCCTTCTCCGTCCAAATGCCCGCACTCGGCGAGAGCGTCACCGAGGGCACGGTCACCCGCTGGTTGAAGCAGGAGGGTGACCGCGTCGAGGTCGACGAGCCCTTGCTGGAGGTGTCCACCGACAAGGTCGACACCGAGATCCCGTCGCCCGCGGCGGGCGTGCTCCAGAAGATCGTCGCCCAGGAGGACGAGACCGTCGAGGTCGGCGCTGAGCTCGCCGTCATCGGTGACGGTTCGGACTCCGGGGCGTCGTCCGACGCGTCCGACTCGACCGCCGGTGACGCTGCCGCGCCGGCCGAGGAGGCGCAGCCGGAGCCGCAGTCCGAACCCGAGTCCCAGTCCGAGCCGCAGTCCGCGCCCGAGCCCGAGGCGGAGGCCGCGCCGGCCCAGTCCGGCGGGTCGGCCGAGGGCACCCCGGTGACCATGCCCGCGCTGGGCGAGAGCGTCACCGAGGGCACCGTGACCCGGTGGCTCAAGGCCGTCGGCGACTCGGTCGAGGTCGACGAGCCGCTGCTGGAGGTGTCCACCGACAAGGTCGACACCGAGATCCCGTCGCCGGTGGCGGGCACCCTGCTGGAGATCACCGCCGGTGAGGACGAGACCGTCGAGGTCGGCGGTCGGCTCGCGGTGATCGGTTCGGGTTCGCCGGCGCCGGCGGCGCAGGAAGCGCCGAAGCCGGAGCCGAAGCAGGAGGCTCCCCGGCAGGAGGCCCCGAAGCAGGAGGCGCCCCAGCAGGAAGCCCCCAAGCAGGAGGCACCCAAGCAGGAGGCTCCCGCGCCGAAGCAGGAAGCTCCCAAGGCCGAGCCGGAGGCCGAGTCGAATGGTGCGCCCTACGTGACGCCCCTGGTGCGCAAGCTCGCCTCGGAGAACGGCATCGACCTGGCCACGCTCAAGGGCACGGGTGTCGGCGGCCGGATCCGCAAGCAGGACGTGCTCGCGGCGGTCGAGGCCAAGAAGGCCCCGAAGCAGGAGGCGCCCCAGCCGGCGGCGTCGGCCCCGGCCCAGCGCGTCGCGTCGGCCCCGGCCGACACCAGCGGCAAGCGCGGCACGGTGCAGAAGCTGCCCCGGCTGCGGCAGATCGTCGCCCAGCGCACGCGGGAGTCGCTGCAGGTCTCGGCGCAGCTCACGCAGGTGTTCGAAGTGGACGTCACCAAGATCGCCCGGCTGCGGAACAGGGCCAAGGCCGCGTTCGAGCAGCGCGAAGGCACGAAGCTGACGTTCCTGCCCTTCTTCGCCAAGGCGGCGGTCGAGGCGCTCAAGCAGCACCCGGTGCTGAACGCGTCGATCGACGAGGAGAAGAAGGAGGTCGTGTACCACGGTGCCGAGCACCTGGGTATCGCGATCGACACCGAGCGGGGCCTGCTCAACGCGGTCATCGCGAACGCGGGTGACCTGAACCTGGCCGGCCTGTCGCACAAGATCGGTGACCTGGCGGCGCGGGCGCGGGCCAACAAGCTCACGCCCGACGAGCTGACCGGCGGCACGTTCTCGCTGACCAACCTGGGCAGCAACGGCGCGCTGTTCGACACGCCGATCATCCAGCAGCCGCAGGTCGGCATCCTGGGTGTGGGCGTGGTCAAGAAGCGGCCCGTGGTGATCACGGACGAGAACGGTGACGACACCATCGCCATCCGGTCCATGGCCTACCTCGCGCTGACCTACGACCACCGGCTGGTGGACGGTGCGGACGCCGGTCGGTTCCTCACGACCGTGAAGAACCGGTTGGAAGAAGGGTCGTTCGAGGCCGACCTCGGGCTCTGA
- a CDS encoding TIGR01777 family oxidoreductase yields the protein MRVVIAGSSGLIGTSVVAALRGGGHEVLRLVRRRPSGPDERGWDPPAGRIDGGALDGVDAVVNLCGAGVADKRWSDARKQVLLDSRTVPTEVLAAAVVEHGVPVLVNSSAVGYYGDTGDEVVDESSPSGTGFLAGLCRQWEAATAGAEGHARVVKMRTGLVISPSGGLFGKIRPLFSLFLGGRLGDGRQYMPWISLDDVTAAIQFLVENDVSGPVNVTAPGPVTNAEFTRTVGHALRRPTPWVAPTFALKAVLGEMAEEGLLAGQRAVPRVLEQRGLQFLHPALGAAVAAAVER from the coding sequence ATGCGGGTTGTCATCGCGGGATCGTCGGGGTTGATCGGCACCAGTGTGGTCGCCGCGTTGCGCGGTGGGGGGCACGAGGTGCTGCGGCTGGTTCGGCGGCGGCCGTCCGGGCCGGATGAGCGCGGGTGGGATCCGCCGGCCGGGCGGATCGACGGTGGGGCGCTGGACGGGGTCGACGCGGTGGTCAACCTCTGTGGGGCCGGGGTCGCGGACAAGCGGTGGAGTGACGCGCGCAAGCAGGTGTTGTTGGACAGTCGCACGGTGCCGACGGAGGTGTTGGCGGCGGCTGTGGTGGAGCACGGGGTGCCCGTGTTGGTGAACTCCAGCGCGGTGGGGTACTACGGCGACACCGGGGACGAGGTGGTCGACGAGTCGAGCCCGTCGGGGACGGGGTTCCTGGCGGGGCTGTGCCGGCAGTGGGAGGCGGCGACGGCCGGTGCGGAGGGGCACGCGCGGGTGGTGAAGATGCGGACCGGGTTGGTGATCAGTCCGTCGGGTGGTTTGTTCGGGAAGATCAGGCCGTTGTTCTCGTTGTTCCTGGGTGGGCGGTTGGGTGATGGGCGGCAGTACATGCCGTGGATCTCGTTGGACGATGTGACGGCGGCGATCCAATTCTTGGTGGAGAACGACGTGTCGGGGCCGGTGAATGTGACGGCGCCCGGTCCGGTGACCAATGCGGAGTTCACGCGGACGGTCGGTCACGCTTTGCGCCGACCCACGCCGTGGGTGGCACCGACGTTCGCGTTGAAGGCCGTGTTGGGCGAGATGGCGGAGGAGGGGCTGTTGGCCGGGCAGCGGGCGGTGCCGCGGGTGTTGGAGCAGCGGGGCCTCCAGTTCCTGCACCCGGCGCTCGGGGCGGCCGTCGCGGCGGCCGTCGAGAGGTGA
- a CDS encoding phosphatase PAP2 family protein, which yields MLVGVVLALASMVLGLTVRHEPPAVDEGLRRGAVALGPGFVDVSAVVSFVLSPGLATIALVSLVLRAFLAKDPLLARCAVLLAVCWSTVLARYWYQRVRPIEFPKWAYPSGHVTAVTSVAFTGVVLCAWLARRWLKVAVVLACTAVVVTAASRVVLEMHWFTDTVGAVLAVVGVGLVVSRALRLVPVGVVSRREQS from the coding sequence GTGCTGGTCGGCGTCGTGCTGGCGCTGGCCTCGATGGTGTTGGGGCTCACGGTCCGGCACGAACCCCCCGCGGTGGACGAAGGGCTGCGGCGGGGGGCGGTGGCGTTGGGGCCGGGGTTCGTGGACGTGTCGGCGGTGGTGAGCTTCGTGCTCAGCCCGGGGCTGGCGACGATCGCGTTGGTCTCGTTGGTGTTGCGGGCGTTCCTCGCGAAGGACCCGTTGTTGGCGCGGTGCGCGGTGCTGTTGGCGGTGTGCTGGTCCACGGTCCTCGCCCGGTACTGGTACCAGCGGGTCCGGCCGATCGAGTTCCCGAAGTGGGCGTACCCGAGCGGGCACGTCACGGCGGTCACGTCGGTGGCGTTCACGGGGGTGGTGCTGTGCGCGTGGTTGGCCCGCCGGTGGTTGAAGGTCGCGGTGGTGCTGGCGTGCACGGCGGTGGTGGTGACGGCGGCCAGCCGGGTGGTGTTGGAGATGCACTGGTTCACCGACACGGTGGGTGCGGTGCTGGCGGTGGTCGGGGTGGGCCTGGTCGTCTCCCGTGCCCTTCGGCTGGTGCCCGTGGGCGTAGTGTCGAGACGTGAGCAGTCCTGA
- the lipB gene encoding lipoyl(octanoyl) transferase LipB, which yields MSSPDLSCRTSTDPIEVRELGTIDYLAAWDLQRELAEARANGAIGDTMLLLEHPPVYTCGRRTEAEERPRGGDVPVIDVDRGGKITWHGPGQLVGYPIVGLAEPLDVVQYVRRLEQALIHVCDHLGVRTGRVEGRSGVWLPADDRGGERKVAAIGIRVQRGVTMHGFEINCDADLAAFGDIIPCGIRDAGVASLSHELGRDVTVAEVLPLVRRAVVDALNGDLPVTDRTIVREQPVAAGVTFAVRAG from the coding sequence GTGAGCAGTCCTGACCTTTCCTGCCGCACCTCGACGGACCCGATCGAGGTGCGCGAGCTGGGCACCATCGACTACCTGGCCGCGTGGGACCTGCAGCGGGAGCTCGCCGAGGCGCGGGCGAACGGCGCGATCGGCGACACGATGCTGCTGCTGGAGCACCCGCCCGTCTACACGTGCGGTCGGCGCACCGAGGCCGAGGAGCGGCCCAGGGGTGGCGACGTGCCGGTCATCGACGTGGACCGGGGCGGGAAGATCACCTGGCACGGGCCGGGGCAGTTGGTGGGCTACCCGATCGTGGGGCTGGCCGAGCCGTTGGACGTCGTGCAGTACGTGCGGCGGTTGGAGCAGGCGTTGATCCACGTGTGCGACCACTTGGGTGTGCGCACGGGGCGGGTCGAGGGGCGCAGCGGTGTGTGGCTCCCGGCTGACGACCGGGGTGGCGAGCGCAAGGTCGCGGCGATCGGGATCCGGGTGCAGCGCGGCGTCACGATGCACGGGTTCGAGATCAACTGCGACGCGGACCTGGCGGCGTTCGGCGACATCATCCCGTGCGGGATCAGGGACGCGGGGGTGGCGTCGCTGTCGCACGAGCTGGGACGTGACGTGACGGTGGCCGAGGTGCTGCCGTTGGTCCGTCGGGCGGTGGTGGACGCGTTGAACGGCGACCTGCCCGTGACCGATCGGACGATCGTGCGGGAGCAGCCGGTGGCGGCCGGGGTGACGTTCGCGGTCCGGGCGGGCTGA
- a CDS encoding ArsR/SmtB family transcription factor, which translates to MTAVDLVQRLAELEQRVAALEGDERDALAGAAAGDSPVSWRVDVTPEHVLSLPDRPRIEVLSALAHPVRVEIVRTLLARGGQPATALQQAARLGSTGQLYHHLKALTASGVVEQDKRGSYRLRQAATVPVLVLLTAASDVAGQLRS; encoded by the coding sequence ATGACCGCGGTGGACCTGGTGCAGCGACTTGCCGAGCTGGAACAGCGCGTGGCCGCGTTGGAGGGCGACGAGCGGGACGCGCTCGCGGGTGCCGCGGCGGGTGACAGCCCGGTGTCGTGGCGGGTGGACGTGACGCCGGAGCACGTGCTGTCGTTGCCGGACCGGCCCCGGATCGAGGTGCTGTCCGCGTTGGCGCACCCGGTGCGGGTGGAGATCGTGCGCACCCTCCTGGCGCGGGGCGGGCAGCCCGCGACGGCGTTGCAGCAGGCGGCCCGGTTGGGGTCGACCGGCCAGCTGTACCACCACTTGAAGGCGTTGACCGCGTCCGGCGTGGTGGAGCAGGACAAGCGCGGGAGCTACCGGTTGCGGCAGGCCGCGACCGTGCCCGTGCTCGTCCTGCTCACCGCCGCGTCGGACGTCGCCGGTCAGCTCCGGAGCTGA
- a CDS encoding LLM class F420-dependent oxidoreductase — protein MELRIFTEPQQGASYDDLLAVARTAEAAGYGAFFRSDHYLKMGDGDGLPGPTDAWITLAGLARDTSTIRLGTLMTAATFRHPGPLAISVAQVDHMSGGRVEFGFGAGWFEDEHTAYGLPFPATRERFERYEEQLEIITGLWNTPVGQTYDFSGKHYTLTDSPALPKPAQRIPVLVGGTGRKRTPALAARFADEFNLPFQPVADAVEVLARVDAACADIGRDPEEVTRSAALVVCVGRDDAEVARRAAAIGRDVAELRENGLAGTPDEVVDKLGSWREQTGISRAYLQVLDLADLDHVEFIAQAVAPQLRS, from the coding sequence GTGGAACTCCGCATCTTCACCGAGCCTCAGCAAGGGGCCTCCTACGACGACCTGCTGGCGGTGGCGCGCACCGCCGAGGCCGCGGGCTACGGCGCGTTCTTCCGCTCCGACCACTACCTCAAGATGGGTGACGGCGACGGCCTGCCCGGCCCGACCGACGCCTGGATCACGCTGGCGGGCCTCGCCCGTGACACGAGCACGATCCGCCTCGGCACGCTGATGACCGCCGCCACCTTCCGCCACCCCGGCCCGCTGGCCATCTCGGTGGCGCAGGTGGACCACATGTCCGGCGGCCGGGTCGAGTTCGGCTTCGGCGCGGGCTGGTTCGAGGACGAGCACACCGCCTACGGCCTGCCGTTCCCCGCGACCCGCGAGCGCTTCGAGCGGTACGAGGAGCAGCTGGAGATCATCACCGGCCTGTGGAACACGCCCGTCGGCCAGACCTACGACTTCTCCGGCAAGCACTACACCCTCACCGACTCGCCCGCGCTCCCCAAGCCCGCGCAACGCATCCCGGTGCTGGTCGGCGGCACGGGACGCAAGCGCACGCCCGCGCTGGCCGCCCGGTTCGCCGACGAGTTCAACCTCCCGTTCCAGCCCGTCGCGGACGCCGTCGAGGTGCTGGCCCGCGTGGACGCCGCGTGCGCCGACATCGGCCGCGACCCGGAGGAGGTCACCCGCTCCGCCGCGCTCGTCGTGTGCGTGGGCCGTGACGACGCCGAGGTCGCCCGCCGGGCCGCCGCCATCGGCCGCGACGTGGCCGAGCTGCGCGAGAACGGCCTGGCCGGCACGCCGGACGAGGTGGTCGACAAGCTGGGCTCGTGGCGCGAGCAGACCGGCATCAGCCGCGCCTACCTCCAGGTCCTCGACCTCGCCGACCTCGACCACGTGGAGTTCATCGCGCAGGCCGTCGCGCCTCAGCTCCGGAGCTGA
- a CDS encoding TetR/AcrR family transcriptional regulator, translated as MRSRRLDYSESTRQALVDSAVELFTKRGYAGTSLDEVAKRARLTKGALYHHFSGKQALFEAAFDSVETKFIEKLGEIVSAPGDPWETAIAGLRAYVRVCLEPAYQRIVIHEAPVVMGWERWREAEEHFSYGLLRSTIEVLVTSGELEQLPVETMSRLLFGALSAGASTIAGASDPRKASAEVERTIVRVVEGLRVRTDVPPPVEDKRSRSRRR; from the coding sequence GTGCGGTCGAGGCGGTTGGACTACTCGGAGTCGACGAGGCAGGCGCTCGTCGACAGTGCCGTGGAGCTGTTCACCAAACGCGGTTACGCGGGCACTTCGCTGGACGAGGTGGCCAAGCGGGCCCGCCTCACCAAGGGCGCGCTCTACCACCACTTCAGCGGCAAGCAGGCCTTGTTCGAGGCGGCCTTCGACTCGGTCGAGACGAAGTTCATCGAGAAGCTCGGCGAGATCGTGAGCGCGCCCGGCGACCCGTGGGAGACCGCCATCGCGGGTCTGCGCGCGTACGTGCGGGTCTGCCTGGAGCCCGCCTACCAGCGGATCGTCATCCACGAGGCGCCGGTGGTGATGGGCTGGGAGCGCTGGCGCGAGGCGGAGGAGCACTTCAGCTACGGCCTGCTGCGCTCCACGATCGAGGTCCTGGTCACCTCCGGCGAACTGGAACAGCTGCCCGTCGAGACCATGAGCCGCCTGCTGTTCGGCGCGCTGTCCGCGGGCGCGAGCACGATCGCCGGCGCGTCCGACCCCCGCAAGGCCAGCGCCGAGGTCGAACGCACCATCGTCCGCGTGGTGGAAGGCCTCCGGGTCCGGACCGACGTCCCACCGCCCGTCGAGGACAAGCGCTCACGGTCCCGCCGCCGGTGA
- a CDS encoding oxidoreductase: MPKWNARKWDTADIPDQSGRTALVTGANSGLGLRTAEVLAGKGARVLLACRSPERGQRALERVLATGGKAELVPLDLADLASVRAAAAQVRERTGDALDVLVNNAGVMAVPLGRTADGFERQFGTNHLGHAALTWLLMPALRTRPGARVVTVSSLLHQIGRVDLADPNYEVRRYTAWGSYGQSKLANLLFARELDRRTRAAGLDVTSVAAHPGMTATELSANMARARRNPLLGLGTRISDFFSQSVEVGALPQLYAATSPDVEPGGYYGPDGFRETRGHPARAGSTTAARDELAASRLWDLTAKLTGVAPDPS; this comes from the coding sequence ATGCCGAAGTGGAACGCCCGGAAGTGGGACACCGCGGACATCCCGGACCAGAGCGGGCGCACCGCGCTGGTCACCGGGGCCAACTCGGGCCTCGGCCTGCGCACCGCCGAGGTGCTGGCGGGCAAGGGCGCGCGCGTCCTGCTGGCCTGCCGGTCCCCCGAACGGGGGCAACGCGCGTTGGAACGCGTGCTCGCCACCGGCGGCAAGGCCGAGCTGGTGCCGCTGGACCTGGCCGACCTGGCGTCGGTCCGCGCGGCCGCCGCACAGGTGCGCGAGCGCACCGGTGACGCGCTGGACGTGCTGGTCAACAACGCGGGCGTGATGGCGGTGCCGCTGGGGCGCACCGCCGACGGCTTCGAGCGCCAGTTCGGCACCAACCACCTCGGCCACGCCGCCCTGACGTGGCTGCTGATGCCCGCGCTGCGCACGCGGCCGGGCGCGCGTGTCGTCACCGTGTCGAGCCTGCTCCACCAGATCGGCCGGGTGGACCTGGCCGACCCGAACTACGAGGTGCGCCGGTACACGGCCTGGGGCTCGTACGGGCAGTCCAAGCTCGCCAACCTGCTGTTCGCCAGGGAGCTGGACCGGCGCACGCGCGCGGCGGGCCTGGACGTGACGTCCGTCGCCGCGCACCCCGGCATGACGGCCACCGAGCTGAGCGCCAACATGGCGCGGGCGAGGCGCAACCCGCTGCTCGGGCTCGGCACCAGGATCAGCGACTTCTTCTCCCAGTCGGTCGAGGTCGGGGCGTTGCCGCAGCTCTACGCGGCGACGTCGCCGGACGTCGAGCCGGGCGGCTACTACGGGCCGGACGGGTTCCGCGAGACGCGCGGTCACCCGGCCCGCGCGGGGTCCACCACCGCGGCCCGCGACGAGCTCGCGGCCAGCCGGTTGTGGGACTTGACGGCCAAGCTCACGGGCGTCGCACCCGACCCCTCGTGA
- the lipA gene encoding lipoyl synthase: MTVVPEGRKLLRLEVRNSQTPIEKKPSWIKTKAKMGPEYRELKGLVKREGLHTVCEEAGCPNIYECWEDREATFLIGGEQCTRRCDFCQIDTGKPADLDRDEPRRVAESVQAMGLRYSTVTGVARDDLEDGGAWLYAETVRQIHAMNPGTGVELLIPDFNAVPEQLAEVFSSRPEVLAHNLETVPRIFKRIRPAFRYERSLEVITAAREAGLVTKSNLILGMGETPDEVTEALSDLYDAGCEIITITQYLRPSPRHHPVERWVKPEEFVTHKETAEQIGFSGVMAGPLVRSSYRAGRLYAQAVQKRGDVLPENLRHLLEAGGAAQEITSLLSAR, encoded by the coding sequence GTGACCGTCGTACCTGAAGGTCGGAAGCTGCTGCGGCTGGAAGTCCGCAACAGCCAAACGCCCATCGAGAAGAAGCCCTCGTGGATCAAGACCAAGGCGAAGATGGGCCCCGAGTACCGGGAGCTCAAGGGCCTGGTCAAACGCGAGGGCCTGCACACGGTGTGCGAAGAGGCCGGTTGTCCCAACATCTACGAGTGCTGGGAAGACCGGGAGGCCACCTTCCTGATCGGTGGCGAGCAGTGCACCCGTCGCTGCGACTTCTGCCAGATCGACACCGGCAAGCCCGCCGACCTCGACCGCGATGAACCGCGTCGGGTGGCGGAGTCCGTGCAGGCCATGGGTCTGCGCTACTCGACCGTGACCGGCGTGGCGCGCGACGACCTGGAGGACGGCGGGGCGTGGCTGTACGCCGAGACCGTCCGCCAGATCCACGCGATGAACCCCGGCACCGGCGTCGAGCTGCTGATCCCGGACTTCAACGCGGTGCCCGAGCAGCTGGCCGAGGTGTTCTCGTCGCGGCCCGAGGTGCTGGCGCACAACCTGGAGACCGTGCCGCGCATCTTCAAGCGCATCCGGCCGGCGTTCCGCTACGAGCGGTCGCTGGAGGTCATCACCGCCGCCCGCGAAGCCGGGCTGGTGACGAAGTCCAACCTGATCCTGGGCATGGGCGAGACCCCGGACGAGGTCACCGAGGCGTTGAGCGACCTGTACGACGCGGGCTGCGAGATCATCACCATCACGCAGTACCTGCGGCCCTCGCCCCGGCACCACCCGGTGGAGCGGTGGGTCAAGCCGGAGGAGTTCGTGACGCACAAGGAGACCGCCGAGCAGATCGGTTTCTCCGGTGTCATGGCCGGCCCGCTGGTCCGCTCGTCCTACCGCGCCGGCCGGCTGTACGCGCAGGCCGTGCAGAAGCGCGGGGACGTGCTGCCGGAGAACCTGCGCCACCTGCTGGAAGCCGGTGGCGCGGCGCAGGAGATCACCTCACTGCTGTCGGCTCGCTGA
- a CDS encoding saccharopine dehydrogenase family protein: MRWMVYGAYGYTGTLVAELAVRRGLRPVLAGRDAAKLRPLADRLGLEHRVFGLDQAARALADVDAVAHCAGPFSSTSGPVVDACLDSRTHYVDITGEIDVFEAVSRRDEDAKRAGVVLLPGAGFDVVPTDCLAALLHDALPTATHLDLAFLVQGGASAGTAMTAVEGSGGGGRARVDGVIRDVPLGHRRRTAQFRDRPREVGAIPWGDVSTAYRSTGIPNVTTFTTIPGALGKLQPLTAPLLRTTAAQRLGRALAKRIGGPNAATRARTRCEVFGEVWDGEGHRVRAALSGPNAYDLTADSVVRAVQRLAGTTPGAHTPSSAFGSDYVRALDGVVVSEPTAVR; encoded by the coding sequence ATGAGGTGGATGGTCTACGGCGCTTACGGGTACACCGGCACGCTCGTCGCGGAACTGGCGGTGCGGCGCGGGCTGCGGCCGGTGCTCGCCGGGCGGGACGCGGCCAAGCTGCGGCCCCTGGCCGACCGGCTCGGCCTGGAGCACCGGGTCTTCGGCCTCGACCAAGCGGCGCGGGCGCTCGCGGACGTGGACGCGGTCGCGCACTGCGCCGGGCCGTTCTCCTCGACCTCGGGGCCCGTGGTCGACGCCTGCCTGGACTCCAGGACGCACTACGTCGACATCACGGGTGAAATCGACGTCTTCGAAGCCGTCAGCCGGCGGGACGAGGACGCGAAGCGGGCCGGCGTGGTGCTGCTGCCCGGCGCGGGGTTCGACGTCGTGCCCACCGACTGCCTCGCCGCCCTGCTGCACGACGCCCTCCCCACGGCCACGCACCTCGACCTCGCGTTCCTGGTCCAGGGCGGCGCGAGCGCGGGCACGGCGATGACCGCCGTCGAAGGCTCGGGCGGCGGGGGACGGGCGCGCGTGGACGGCGTGATCCGCGACGTCCCGCTGGGCCACCGCCGCCGCACGGCCCAGTTCCGCGACCGGCCCAGGGAGGTCGGCGCCATCCCGTGGGGCGACGTGAGCACGGCCTACCGGTCCACCGGCATCCCGAACGTCACCACGTTCACCACCATCCCGGGCGCGCTGGGCAAGCTCCAGCCGCTCACCGCGCCACTGCTGCGCACCACCGCCGCGCAACGGCTCGGCCGGGCGCTGGCCAAGCGCATCGGCGGCCCGAACGCGGCCACCAGGGCCAGGACCCGCTGCGAGGTCTTCGGCGAGGTCTGGGACGGCGAGGGCCACCGCGTGCGGGCCGCGCTCTCCGGCCCGAACGCCTACGACCTGACCGCCGACTCCGTGGTCCGTGCGGTCCAGCGCCTGGCGGGCACGACCCCCGGCGCGCACACGCCGTCCAGCGCCTTCGGCTCCGACTACGTCCGGGCGCTGGACGGCGTGGTGGTCAGCGAGCCGACAGCAGTGAGGTGA
- a CDS encoding TIGR04141 family sporadically distributed protein, whose translation MNTVEDDTLLTVLERRLAAALGGSTRFGHLALRWPAAAAPRAGDTVSFRSNDVGGYGPVPLDPTLDVTAVTTRFARIPEFARTDELKQSRLIPCADPAREQLLTAPIPMDRWVAFDTTIGDRTYHLREGRWHGTA comes from the coding sequence ATGAACACCGTCGAAGACGACACCCTGCTGACCGTTCTGGAACGTCGCCTGGCCGCCGCGCTGGGCGGCAGCACCCGGTTCGGCCACCTCGCCCTCCGCTGGCCCGCCGCCGCCGCACCACGAGCAGGCGACACGGTCTCGTTCCGCAGCAACGACGTCGGCGGCTACGGCCCGGTTCCGCTGGACCCGACCCTGGACGTCACCGCCGTCACCACCCGCTTCGCCCGCATCCCGGAGTTCGCCCGGACCGACGAGCTCAAGCAGTCCCGCCTGATCCCCTGCGCCGACCCGGCCCGCGAACAACTGCTCACCGCCCCGATCCCGATGGACCGCTGGGTCGCCTTCGACACCACCATCGGCGACCGGACCTACCACCTGCGCGAGGGCCGCTGGCACGGGACGGCCTGA
- a CDS encoding Lrp/AsnC family transcriptional regulator: MDSIDRAIIEQLRAEARLTNTELADRVGLTPAPCLRRVRRLERDGVITGYHARVDPVRTGRAFEVIVNVDLAVKDRATVARFEELVAGYAEVVEFRRMFGLPDYFLRIATADLDSFERFVTDRLEDTPGIGRVDSHLTMKTIKHEP; encoded by the coding sequence GTGGACAGCATCGATCGCGCAATAATCGAGCAGCTACGCGCGGAAGCCCGGCTCACCAACACCGAACTCGCCGACCGGGTCGGCCTGACTCCGGCACCCTGCCTGCGCCGGGTGCGCCGCCTCGAACGGGACGGCGTGATCACCGGCTACCACGCCCGCGTCGACCCGGTCCGGACCGGCCGGGCGTTCGAGGTGATCGTCAACGTCGACCTGGCCGTCAAGGACCGCGCCACGGTCGCCCGGTTCGAGGAACTGGTCGCGGGCTACGCCGAGGTAGTGGAGTTCCGCCGGATGTTCGGCCTGCCCGACTACTTCCTCCGCATCGCGACCGCCGACCTCGACTCGTTCGAGCGCTTCGTCACCGACCGGCTCGAGGACACACCCGGCATCGGCCGCGTCGACTCGCACCTGACCATGAAGACCATCAAGCACGAGCCGTGA